A region of Streptomyces sp. TG1A-60 DNA encodes the following proteins:
- a CDS encoding SUKH-4 family immunity protein yields the protein MVTFAQAQERAEEWVNGDVPGYQHREVRVREFELGFVVWAEDRADGPRSDGGAQRLVIARDSGEATLWPSLPVGEVIRRYEEEYGRPDDAPVAAPAPPARVDLNQTSFLLTPPEWLQDAADRMGIPDHRSGAGAGAGAGGGAAAKAGAGASDGAGSRPAAAADPAGGSASLGGAGGASVGVGAMPETLPGPVGRTPPPAASPATPADATPWPAAASAGDEVRDAVPPRDAEPQDAVPGVPAGATPWAGTDTNAEAGDDRSVPLPETVFAPQLSEVNDENDAPAPSALPDAKTALMSGGSRLPRTTVAPAVGGPGSGAPGGPQEHHQQQPAGPGAPSPGAPSYGHPQGVAPGPQGPGTPPPGRPPAPDAGDIADAATSKAAPPPRRGERPTTPPPPAPPGIPGARPGSTPPPSSGPGAPGTPAGGYVPTQLVSSLGPDGPEGGPGVPGAPNPPGGTPAGGVHHAATMLAGPAVGGPGAPQPPGPPGAPGQPGAPGASGAPGAPNPPGGTPAGGVHHAATMLAGPPVGGPGAPQPPGPPGMPPGAPQPVPGQPGQPMGAPSAYGYPQQPTGQPTVGPGYQAVLRYRAPDGSEQQVIRRSAPGTPHPEWQIFHELRGMNIPPEAVLELHTELESCELPGAYCARMIREQWPNARITSIAPYGKDHASRQQGMAQLIAHQGELHQVADGPARLAPVRAPVQPVQPAPPIPPEAIGQELAAVFGPGMFRFDQQAVSRQGVPPIVAHTLVVAGLPVDMGPFFWAQAQPGRPVPTLAELAQERGVQPAVDAGSYLVMGSDFGKALCVQYGTANIVAVPVEAGQGGVPVPPQFVNTGLPEFARCLALLGRMWRLRFGLNQEQAGRWTVDFQAQLAALDPAALASPESWWSVLLEQMWDGLL from the coding sequence ATGGTGACGTTCGCTCAGGCGCAGGAGCGCGCCGAGGAGTGGGTCAACGGGGACGTGCCCGGCTACCAGCACCGTGAGGTGCGGGTGCGGGAGTTCGAACTCGGGTTCGTGGTGTGGGCCGAGGACCGGGCGGACGGTCCACGGTCCGATGGTGGCGCGCAGCGGCTGGTCATCGCCCGGGACAGCGGGGAGGCCACGTTGTGGCCGTCGCTGCCGGTGGGTGAGGTGATCCGCCGTTACGAGGAGGAGTACGGCCGTCCGGACGACGCTCCGGTGGCGGCGCCGGCCCCTCCGGCCCGGGTGGATCTGAACCAGACGTCGTTCCTGCTGACTCCGCCGGAGTGGTTGCAGGACGCGGCGGACAGGATGGGGATTCCGGACCATCGGTCGGGAGCGGGAGCGGGAGCGGGAGCGGGGGGCGGTGCCGCCGCGAAGGCCGGGGCCGGGGCGTCGGATGGTGCCGGCTCGCGTCCGGCCGCCGCGGCGGACCCGGCGGGTGGCTCCGCTTCCCTCGGCGGCGCGGGCGGGGCGTCCGTGGGCGTCGGTGCGATGCCCGAGACGCTGCCGGGGCCGGTGGGGCGGACTCCGCCGCCCGCCGCGTCGCCCGCCACACCGGCCGACGCCACGCCGTGGCCGGCCGCCGCGTCGGCGGGCGACGAGGTGCGGGACGCGGTGCCGCCGCGGGACGCCGAGCCGCAGGACGCGGTGCCGGGTGTGCCCGCCGGGGCGACCCCGTGGGCCGGGACGGACACCAACGCCGAGGCCGGGGACGACCGTTCGGTGCCGCTGCCGGAGACCGTGTTCGCGCCGCAGCTGTCGGAGGTGAACGACGAGAACGACGCCCCGGCGCCCAGCGCGCTGCCGGACGCCAAGACCGCGCTGATGTCCGGGGGCAGCCGGCTGCCGCGTACGACGGTGGCGCCGGCGGTGGGCGGCCCCGGCTCGGGTGCGCCGGGCGGTCCGCAGGAGCACCACCAGCAGCAGCCGGCGGGTCCAGGGGCTCCGTCGCCGGGCGCGCCGTCCTACGGCCATCCGCAGGGGGTCGCGCCCGGCCCGCAGGGTCCCGGTACGCCGCCGCCCGGTCGTCCGCCGGCGCCCGACGCCGGTGACATCGCCGACGCCGCCACGAGCAAGGCGGCGCCGCCTCCGCGCCGGGGCGAAAGGCCGACCACGCCTCCGCCGCCGGCCCCGCCCGGTATCCCGGGCGCCCGTCCCGGCAGCACGCCTCCGCCGTCGTCCGGGCCCGGTGCGCCGGGCACCCCGGCGGGCGGGTACGTGCCGACGCAGCTGGTCTCCTCTCTCGGTCCGGACGGGCCCGAGGGGGGTCCCGGTGTTCCCGGTGCGCCGAATCCGCCCGGGGGTACGCCCGCGGGCGGTGTGCACCACGCGGCGACGATGCTGGCGGGGCCGGCGGTGGGCGGCCCTGGTGCGCCCCAGCCGCCGGGGCCCCCTGGCGCTCCGGGGCAGCCGGGCGCTCCTGGTGCGTCCGGTGCTCCCGGTGCGCCGAATCCGCCCGGGGGTACGCCCGCGGGCGGTGTGCACCACGCGGCGACGATGCTGGCCGGGCCGCCGGTCGGTGGTCCTGGTGCCCCGCAGCCGCCCGGTCCGCCCGGGATGCCGCCGGGGGCTCCGCAGCCCGTGCCGGGGCAGCCGGGGCAGCCGATGGGGGCCCCGTCGGCGTATGGCTATCCGCAGCAGCCCACCGGGCAGCCGACCGTCGGCCCCGGCTACCAGGCCGTACTGCGCTATCGGGCGCCGGACGGCTCCGAGCAGCAGGTGATCCGGCGGTCGGCGCCGGGTACGCCGCACCCGGAGTGGCAGATCTTCCACGAGCTGCGCGGGATGAACATTCCGCCGGAGGCCGTGCTGGAGCTGCACACGGAGCTGGAGTCGTGCGAGCTGCCGGGGGCGTACTGCGCGCGGATGATCCGTGAGCAGTGGCCGAACGCGCGCATCACGTCCATCGCGCCGTACGGCAAGGACCATGCGAGCCGGCAGCAGGGCATGGCCCAACTCATCGCGCACCAGGGCGAGTTGCACCAGGTTGCGGACGGTCCGGCACGGCTCGCGCCGGTGCGGGCGCCGGTGCAGCCGGTGCAGCCGGCGCCGCCGATCCCGCCGGAGGCGATCGGGCAGGAGCTGGCGGCGGTGTTCGGGCCGGGGATGTTCCGGTTCGACCAGCAGGCGGTGTCGCGGCAGGGTGTCCCGCCGATCGTGGCGCACACGCTGGTGGTGGCCGGGCTGCCGGTCGACATGGGCCCGTTCTTCTGGGCGCAGGCCCAGCCGGGCCGTCCGGTGCCGACGCTGGCGGAGCTGGCGCAGGAGCGGGGCGTGCAGCCGGCGGTCGACGCGGGCTCGTACCTCGTCATGGGCAGCGACTTCGGCAAGGCGCTGTGCGTGCAGTACGGCACGGCGAACATCGTGGCCGTGCCGGTGGAGGCAGGGCAGGGCGGTGTGCCGGTGCCGCCGCAGTTCGTGAACACCGGGCTGCCGGAGTTCGCGCGCTGCCTCGCCCTTCTCGGCCGGATGTGGCGGCTGCGGTTCGGGCTGAACCAGGAGCAGGCGGGCCGCTGGACCGTCGACTTCCAGGCGCAGCTCGCCGCCCTCGACCCGGCGGCGCTCGCCTCGCCGGAGAGCTGGTGGTCGGTGCTGCTGGAGCAGATGTGGGACGGCTTGCTGTGA
- a CDS encoding SMI1/KNR4 family protein, with product MTTGRLGQQAAPPNAAYAGQVVQFPDPVRAARHPRGVRVDAHGFPDFSPYARAAAEIADPPEGFGVDELRLTDYVSANAALAATGHELWDTIPSVATPHGWTWHHAPGGRRLELVPVEVKALLRHHGGIATARVDHHKRGTRPLQETRPAHFGLPKSSAVAVTESQVQGVEEDLGYRLPGAYRSFLKAAGGCAPVGAALDAELGLLLDQPFFTVRDEAAVNDLVYVNKCLRDHLTKDYLCVAFAQGGLLAVKVRGERAGSVWFCAYDDARDVDPSWSPAERVERLLLPAGEDFDTFLSRLAGNPPELETVANLMVDGGFARAVPVAEGAAASSVGE from the coding sequence ATGACGACAGGTCGGCTCGGGCAGCAAGCCGCGCCGCCGAACGCGGCCTACGCCGGGCAGGTCGTGCAGTTTCCGGACCCGGTCCGGGCCGCGCGTCATCCGAGGGGTGTCCGTGTTGACGCGCACGGCTTCCCGGACTTCTCGCCCTATGCGCGTGCCGCGGCGGAGATCGCCGATCCTCCGGAGGGGTTCGGGGTCGATGAGCTGCGGTTGACGGACTATGTGTCGGCGAACGCGGCGCTGGCGGCGACGGGGCACGAGCTGTGGGACACGATCCCGTCGGTGGCGACGCCGCACGGCTGGACGTGGCATCACGCGCCGGGTGGTCGGCGGCTGGAGTTGGTGCCGGTCGAGGTGAAGGCGTTGCTGCGGCATCACGGTGGTATCGCGACGGCGCGTGTGGACCACCACAAGCGGGGCACGCGGCCGTTGCAGGAGACCAGGCCGGCGCATTTCGGGCTGCCGAAGTCGTCTGCGGTGGCGGTGACCGAGTCGCAGGTGCAGGGGGTCGAGGAGGATCTCGGGTACCGGCTGCCGGGCGCGTACCGGTCGTTCCTGAAGGCGGCGGGGGGTTGTGCTCCGGTGGGGGCGGCTCTTGACGCGGAGTTGGGGCTGCTGCTCGACCAGCCGTTCTTCACGGTGCGGGACGAGGCCGCGGTCAATGACCTGGTGTATGTCAACAAGTGTCTGCGGGACCATCTCACCAAGGACTATCTGTGCGTCGCGTTCGCGCAGGGTGGGCTGCTCGCGGTGAAGGTGAGGGGTGAGCGGGCGGGGTCGGTGTGGTTCTGCGCGTACGACGACGCCCGTGACGTCGATCCGTCGTGGTCGCCGGCCGAGCGGGTGGAGCGGTTGCTGCTCCCCGCCGGTGAGGACTTCGACACGTTCCTGTCCCGGCTGGCGGGCAATCCGCCGGAATTGGAGACGGTGGCGAACCTGATGGTGGACGGTGGCTTCGCACGTGCCGTGCCGGTCGCCGAGGGCGCCGCGGCGTCTTCGGTGGGGGAGTGA
- a CDS encoding MFS transporter, with protein sequence MGDTRPALRDTAQPAGPGRRGAVAAALMLAMGLAALDSTIVSTAVPQIVADLGGFSVFSWLFSGYLLAVTVTLPLYGKLSDTFGRKPVLIAGAALFLLGSLLCALAWNMASLIAFRVVQGLGGGALQGTVQTLAADLYPLAERPRIQARLSTVWAVSAVAGPGVGGVLATYADWRWIFLINLPLGAAALWLLARHLHEPRREATGRPRVDWAGALTVFACGGALLTALVQGGVVWDWLSWPSMSLLGAGAALIALLVLIERRAAEPVIPGWVWRRRTIAAVNLALGALGLLMVAPTVFLATYAQSVLGLAPVAAGFVVSVWTLSWPVSAALSQHVYRRIGFRNTAMLGIAAAAALLFSFPLLPYPGEAWQPMLLMLLLGAALGLFQLPLIVGVQSTVEWAERGTATASILFCRQTGQTVGAAMFGAVANGVLASRLGGAGSLDAVTHSLDAGTTTEPVRRAVADAVHAVYLGAGCAATVAFVVLLVVAPRRFPVLKD encoded by the coding sequence GTGGGCGACACACGACCCGCGCTGCGTGACACGGCACAACCCGCCGGACCCGGCAGGCGAGGAGCCGTCGCCGCCGCCCTCATGCTGGCCATGGGCCTGGCCGCGCTGGACTCCACGATCGTCTCCACCGCCGTACCGCAGATCGTCGCCGACCTCGGCGGCTTCTCCGTCTTCTCCTGGCTCTTCTCGGGCTACCTGCTGGCCGTCACCGTCACTCTCCCCCTCTACGGCAAGCTCTCCGACACCTTCGGCCGCAAGCCGGTCCTCATCGCGGGCGCGGCCCTGTTCCTGCTGGGCTCCCTGCTCTGCGCGCTGGCCTGGAACATGGCCTCGCTGATCGCCTTCCGCGTCGTCCAGGGCCTGGGCGGCGGCGCACTCCAGGGCACGGTCCAGACCCTCGCCGCCGACCTCTACCCCCTGGCCGAGCGCCCCAGGATCCAGGCCAGGCTGTCCACGGTGTGGGCGGTGTCGGCGGTGGCGGGCCCCGGGGTGGGCGGGGTACTGGCCACCTACGCGGACTGGCGCTGGATCTTCCTCATCAACCTCCCGCTCGGCGCGGCGGCACTGTGGCTGCTGGCCCGTCACCTGCACGAGCCGCGGCGGGAGGCGACGGGCCGGCCCCGGGTGGACTGGGCGGGCGCCCTGACCGTCTTCGCCTGCGGCGGGGCCCTGCTGACGGCACTGGTGCAGGGCGGAGTGGTCTGGGACTGGCTCTCCTGGCCGTCCATGTCGCTGCTGGGCGCGGGAGCCGCCCTGATCGCCCTGCTGGTGCTGATCGAACGCCGGGCCGCCGAGCCGGTCATCCCCGGCTGGGTGTGGCGCCGCCGCACGATCGCGGCGGTGAACCTGGCGCTGGGCGCGCTGGGCCTGCTGATGGTGGCGCCCACGGTCTTCCTCGCGACCTACGCCCAGTCGGTGCTGGGCCTGGCGCCCGTGGCCGCCGGTTTCGTCGTCTCCGTCTGGACACTGAGCTGGCCGGTGTCGGCGGCGCTCAGCCAGCACGTCTACCGCCGCATCGGCTTCCGGAACACGGCGATGCTGGGCATCGCCGCGGCGGCGGCCCTCCTCTTCTCCTTCCCGCTCCTCCCCTACCCGGGCGAGGCCTGGCAACCGATGCTGCTGATGCTCCTCCTGGGCGCCGCGCTGGGCCTGTTCCAACTCCCGCTGATCGTGGGCGTCCAGTCGACCGTGGAGTGGGCGGAGCGCGGCACGGCCACCGCGTCGATCCTCTTCTGCCGGCAGACCGGGCAGACGGTGGGCGCGGCGATGTTCGGCGCGGTGGCCAACGGGGTGCTGGCATCCCGGCTCGGCGGCGCGGGAAGCCTGGATGCCGTCACCCACTCCCTAGACGCCGGCACCACCACCGAGCCCGTCCGCCGCGCCGTCGCGGACGCGGTCCACGCCGTGTACCTGGGCGCGGGGTGCGCGGCGACGGTGGCGTTCGTGGTGCTGCTGGTGGTGGCGCCGCGGAGGTTTCCGGTCCTGAAGGACTGA
- a CDS encoding ABC transporter ATP-binding protein codes for MTSAVTITRHGGTGGTTAVAARARQVVKAYGSGETRVVALDDVDVDIARGRFTAIMGPSGSGKSTLMHCLAGLDTVTSGQIYLDDTEITGLKDKKLTRLRRDRIGFIFQAFNLLPTLNAIENITLPMDIAGRKPDQQWLGRVVDTVGLSDRLKHRPTQLSGGQQQRVAVARALAARPEIIFGDEPTGNLDSRAGAEVLGFLRTSVDELGQTIVMVTHDPVAASYADRVLYLADGRIVDEMLKPTADAVLDRMKDFDARGRTS; via the coding sequence GTGACATCGGCTGTGACCATCACCAGGCACGGGGGTACTGGAGGGACTACGGCCGTTGCCGCGCGGGCGCGGCAGGTCGTGAAGGCCTACGGGTCCGGGGAGACCCGTGTCGTCGCCCTCGACGACGTCGACGTGGACATCGCGCGTGGCCGGTTCACCGCGATCATGGGCCCTTCGGGGTCCGGCAAGTCCACGTTGATGCACTGCCTCGCCGGGCTCGACACCGTGACGAGCGGTCAGATCTATCTGGACGACACCGAGATCACCGGGCTGAAGGACAAGAAGCTCACGCGGCTGCGCCGGGACCGGATCGGTTTCATCTTCCAGGCGTTCAACCTGCTGCCGACGCTGAACGCGATAGAGAACATCACGCTTCCCATGGACATCGCCGGGCGCAAGCCCGACCAGCAGTGGCTGGGCCGGGTCGTCGACACCGTCGGCCTGAGCGACCGGCTCAAGCACCGGCCCACCCAGCTCTCCGGCGGCCAGCAGCAGCGCGTCGCCGTGGCCCGTGCGCTGGCCGCCCGGCCGGAGATCATCTTCGGCGACGAGCCGACCGGCAACCTGGACTCCAGGGCCGGCGCCGAGGTCCTCGGCTTCCTGCGCACGTCCGTCGACGAGCTGGGCCAGACCATCGTGATGGTCACCCACGACCCGGTGGCCGCCTCGTACGCGGACCGCGTGCTGTACCTGGCCGACGGCCGCATCGTCGACGAGATGCTCAAGCCGACCGCCGACGCCGTGCTGGACCGTATGAAGGACTTCGACGCCCGGGGGCGCACGTCATGA
- a CDS encoding SUKH-3 domain-containing protein, translating into MHTDRTSSTRFSVPVDAALRTAGWQPGHWDIKQAEIWADTLREHTSPAGHRHAVFPAAVEAWAEFGGLHLTTQGPGRQLAPADLHLDPLHGLHMARTLGDLGRALDTEVSPLGHETHTRTLIAIDTEGRTYALDHTGDWYLGPTIDTALTTLLTGIAPTRLTAH; encoded by the coding sequence ATGCACACCGACCGCACCTCCTCCACGCGCTTCTCCGTCCCCGTCGACGCCGCCCTGCGCACCGCCGGGTGGCAGCCGGGCCACTGGGACATAAAGCAGGCGGAGATCTGGGCCGACACCCTGCGCGAACACACCTCCCCCGCCGGCCACCGCCACGCCGTCTTCCCGGCGGCGGTCGAAGCCTGGGCCGAATTCGGCGGCCTCCACCTCACCACCCAGGGCCCCGGCCGCCAGCTCGCCCCCGCCGACCTCCACCTCGACCCCCTGCACGGCCTCCACATGGCCCGCACCCTCGGCGACCTCGGCCGCGCCCTCGACACCGAGGTCTCCCCCCTCGGCCACGAGACCCACACCCGCACCCTCATCGCCATCGACACCGAAGGCCGCACCTACGCCCTCGACCACACCGGCGACTGGTACCTCGGCCCCACCATCGACACAGCCCTCACCACCCTCCTGACAGGCATCGCCCCCACACGCCTGACAGCACACTGA
- a CDS encoding histidine kinase, whose translation MTTTGEERTGAGTGERAGPWWWERWRGALLDGGLASVSAFECAVEGVAFADNAGLPTGVGVAFGVLAGSVLVLRRMWPVAVVLVFIAVAPAQMGYLMGLVGLYTLAASEAPRRIIGALSGMAFAGVFIVWFVEATRSDLRGDGAVGGGDAFAPFLALTMAIGLTAPPVLLGLYVGARRRLMESLRERADSLERELQLLAERAEERAEWARGEERSRIAREMHDVVAHRVSLMVVHAAALQAVARKDPEKAVRNAALVGDMGRQALTELREMLGVLRSGEGLSSVRRVEPVPLAVVGVAAAAAASRVEGEVGDGPCLAELEVLVGQSAAAGMVVDLSVEGEVRVYAAEVEQTAYRVVQEALTNVHKHAAGAKTRVRLAHRSAEIAMQVENGPPPEPGAAGAARLPSGGNGLLGMKERVAELGGVFVSGPTEAGGFRVSAVIPAG comes from the coding sequence ATGACCACGACGGGGGAAGAGCGCACCGGGGCCGGGACGGGGGAGAGGGCCGGTCCGTGGTGGTGGGAGCGGTGGCGGGGGGCGTTGCTCGACGGTGGGCTGGCGTCGGTGTCGGCGTTCGAGTGTGCGGTGGAGGGTGTGGCTTTCGCGGACAACGCAGGGTTGCCGACCGGTGTGGGGGTCGCGTTCGGGGTGCTCGCCGGTTCGGTGTTGGTTCTGCGGCGGATGTGGCCCGTCGCCGTCGTGTTGGTCTTCATCGCTGTCGCGCCTGCTCAGATGGGGTATCTGATGGGGCTCGTCGGGCTGTACACGTTGGCGGCGTCGGAGGCGCCGAGGCGGATCATCGGGGCGTTGTCGGGGATGGCGTTCGCCGGTGTGTTCATCGTGTGGTTCGTGGAGGCGACGCGGAGTGATCTGCGGGGGGACGGGGCGGTCGGGGGCGGGGACGCGTTCGCGCCGTTCCTGGCGTTGACGATGGCGATCGGGTTGACCGCGCCGCCGGTGCTGCTGGGGCTGTATGTGGGGGCGCGGCGGCGGTTGATGGAGAGTCTGCGGGAGCGGGCGGATTCGCTGGAGCGGGAGTTGCAGTTGCTCGCGGAGCGGGCGGAGGAGCGGGCGGAGTGGGCTCGGGGGGAGGAGCGGAGTCGTATCGCCCGGGAGATGCATGACGTGGTGGCGCATCGGGTGTCGTTGATGGTGGTGCATGCGGCGGCGTTGCAGGCGGTGGCGCGGAAGGATCCGGAGAAGGCCGTGAGGAACGCGGCGCTTGTGGGGGACATGGGGCGGCAGGCGTTGACCGAGTTGCGGGAGATGCTCGGGGTGTTGCGGTCGGGGGAGGGGTTGTCGTCGGTGCGGCGGGTGGAGCCGGTGCCGTTGGCGGTGGTGGGGGTGGCGGCTGCCGCGGCGGCTTCGCGGGTGGAGGGGGAGGTGGGGGACGGGCCCTGTCTGGCTGAGCTTGAGGTGTTGGTGGGGCAGTCGGCGGCTGCGGGGATGGTTGTGGATCTGTCGGTGGAGGGGGAGGTGCGGGTGTATGCGGCCGAGGTGGAGCAGACGGCGTACCGGGTGGTGCAGGAGGCGTTGACGAACGTTCACAAGCATGCGGCGGGGGCGAAGACGCGGGTGCGGTTGGCGCATCGGTCGGCGGAGATCGCGATGCAGGTGGAGAACGGGCCGCCGCCGGAGCCGGGGGCGGCGGGGGCCGCGCGGTTGCCGAGTGGGGGGAACGGGTTGTTGGGGATGAAGGAGCGGGTGGCTGAGCTGGGGGGTGTTTTCGTGTCGGGGCCTACTGAGGCCGGGGGGTTTCGGGTGTCTGCGGTGATCCCGGCGGGGTAG
- a CDS encoding YwqJ-related putative deaminase: MTIMSTTQAGPSGDPRIGWSTAEQPHAPALRHRRDGILPTVAAALSVRGETLTGTAARGDQAPPLHPLVQEFLDSLATDRRDRFTGRCAEAILISRHITNADAGRSKRAARRPMSNGEARKALKQAKLTTRHIREDGDPLHGAFATPCRSCTALSAHFGVRIVDPTQRN; the protein is encoded by the coding sequence ATGACGATCATGAGCACAACGCAGGCGGGACCTTCGGGCGACCCCCGCATCGGCTGGAGCACCGCGGAACAGCCACACGCCCCCGCCCTCCGCCACCGCCGCGACGGCATCCTGCCCACCGTGGCCGCCGCCCTCTCCGTACGCGGCGAGACCCTCACCGGCACCGCCGCCCGAGGCGACCAGGCCCCGCCCCTGCACCCCCTGGTCCAGGAGTTCCTCGACTCCCTCGCCACCGACCGGCGCGACCGCTTCACCGGCCGCTGCGCCGAGGCCATCCTCATCTCCCGCCACATCACCAACGCCGACGCCGGCCGCAGCAAACGCGCCGCCCGCAGACCCATGTCCAACGGAGAGGCCCGCAAAGCCCTCAAGCAGGCCAAACTCACCACCCGCCACATCCGCGAGGACGGCGACCCCCTCCACGGCGCCTTCGCCACCCCCTGCCGCTCCTGCACCGCCCTCAGCGCCCACTTCGGCGTCCGCATCGTGGACCCGACCCAGAGGAACTGA
- a CDS encoding cellulose-binding protein — protein sequence MSSAPTAPHDFDFGVVRRGYRPGQVDACAAALFRDRDAAWERAARLTVLARDMGAELARLRETVQGLAPQTYEALGGRARQLFELVVEEATAVRESGRHEARRVVEEAEEAGSRLRGAARAYADEVRGEADERARHRLLAAQAEADDLRITARRAVKEERGEALSALREVRQRTEGMLAELDKEYDERVADIERDIAEREAAFGTRYAERAARAEAEVAEAERALAEAEAAAAGLQDRAEARAAELIAEARAREERVARETERVLLEHGERWDEVQAQMDCVKDRLSALTD from the coding sequence ATGAGCAGCGCACCGACGGCACCCCATGACTTCGACTTCGGCGTCGTACGGCGTGGCTACCGCCCCGGCCAGGTCGACGCCTGCGCGGCGGCCCTCTTCCGGGACCGGGACGCCGCGTGGGAGCGGGCCGCCCGGCTGACCGTGTTGGCCCGGGACATGGGCGCGGAGCTGGCCCGGCTGCGCGAGACGGTCCAGGGGCTGGCCCCGCAGACGTACGAGGCGCTCGGCGGGCGCGCCCGGCAGCTGTTCGAACTCGTCGTGGAGGAGGCCACGGCCGTCCGTGAGAGCGGGCGCCATGAGGCCCGCCGGGTCGTGGAGGAGGCGGAGGAGGCGGGCTCGCGCCTGCGGGGCGCCGCGCGGGCGTACGCCGACGAGGTGCGCGGCGAGGCCGACGAGCGGGCCCGGCACCGGTTGCTGGCCGCCCAGGCCGAGGCCGACGACCTGCGGATCACGGCCCGGCGCGCGGTGAAGGAGGAACGGGGCGAGGCGCTGTCCGCGCTGCGCGAGGTGCGGCAGCGGACCGAGGGGATGCTTGCCGAACTCGACAAGGAGTACGACGAGCGGGTGGCCGACATCGAGCGCGACATCGCCGAACGCGAGGCCGCCTTCGGCACCCGGTACGCCGAACGGGCCGCCCGCGCCGAGGCGGAGGTCGCCGAGGCCGAGCGGGCCCTCGCGGAGGCGGAGGCGGCGGCGGCCGGGTTGCAGGACCGGGCCGAGGCCCGCGCCGCGGAGCTGATCGCCGAGGCGCGGGCGCGGGAGGAGAGGGTGGCGAGGGAGACCGAGAGGGTACTGCTGGAGCACGGGGAGAGGTGGGACGAGGTGCAGGCGCAGATGGACTGCGTGAAGGACAGGTTGTCGGCGCTCACCGACTAG